One window from the genome of Halococcus saccharolyticus DSM 5350 encodes:
- a CDS encoding mechanosensitive ion channel family protein — MRSLLLQQGQGIPTSPEGIIDQYGTALIDVAATVVLFVVAFVAIYVIGRFVLVRLVKGALSARGFDPKVVGLGGTIARALALFAALSLAATMAGFGTVLAAFATLLGALSLALGFAAQDLLANFAAGIFILKDDPFGIGDWIEWPSGDGTKSGVVQEIGLRVTKLKTFDNELITVPNSELADNAVTNPVADDQLRVPFTFGIGYEDDIEQAKEIIVEEAATVDRLKGEPEPDVILTELADSYVGLTARAHIADPSRGKYVKALSAWVQSVKERFDAEGIDMPYPYTELTGGIDVENLSEADLAPADD; from the coding sequence ATGCGTTCGCTACTGCTCCAGCAAGGACAGGGAATTCCGACAAGTCCAGAGGGGATCATCGACCAGTACGGAACGGCGTTGATCGACGTCGCCGCGACGGTCGTGCTGTTCGTCGTCGCGTTCGTCGCCATCTACGTCATCGGGCGATTCGTGCTCGTCCGCCTCGTGAAGGGTGCTCTCAGCGCCCGAGGATTCGACCCGAAGGTAGTGGGACTTGGCGGCACCATCGCCCGTGCGCTCGCGCTGTTCGCCGCGCTCTCGCTCGCCGCGACGATGGCTGGCTTCGGGACCGTGCTCGCGGCGTTTGCGACCCTGCTCGGCGCGCTCTCGCTCGCGCTCGGATTCGCCGCCCAGGACCTGCTCGCGAACTTCGCCGCCGGAATCTTCATTCTGAAGGACGATCCGTTCGGCATCGGCGACTGGATCGAGTGGCCCTCCGGCGACGGAACCAAATCCGGCGTCGTGCAGGAGATCGGCCTCCGGGTGACGAAGCTCAAGACGTTCGACAACGAGCTCATCACGGTTCCCAATTCGGAACTCGCGGACAACGCCGTCACCAACCCCGTCGCCGACGATCAGCTCCGGGTCCCGTTCACGTTCGGAATCGGCTACGAGGACGACATCGAGCAGGCCAAAGAGATCATCGTCGAGGAGGCGGCGACCGTCGACCGGCTCAAAGGCGAGCCTGAGCCCGACGTGATCCTGACCGAACTCGCCGACTCGTACGTCGGTCTCACCGCCCGCGCACACATCGCCGACCCATCACGGGGGAAGTACGTCAAAGCGCTCTCTGCGTGGGTCCAGTCGGTCAAGGAACGTTTCGACGCCGAAGGGATCGACATGCCGTACCCCTACACCGAACTCACGGGCGGAATCGACGTCGAGAACCTCAGTGAAGCCGACCTCGCACCTGCGGACGATTAA
- a CDS encoding electron transfer flavoprotein subunit beta/FixA family protein, producing MKILIAVTEVAEVEDDFEIDGLAVAEQYLDYDLNEWDDYAIEAGVQLQEAGEDVEVVSVTIGPERSEETIRMGLAKGVDRAIRVWDDALEGEGQLGVETKADILAAVAEDEDPDLVLAGVQSNDDAFGATGVSLADEIGFEWAAVVNDLDLDPGGSVASVHRELEGGVEELTDVELPAVLTIQTGINEPRYASLRGIRQAQSKEIAPKDLADIGLDASVTESPITLTQLYEPETESDATVFEGSPDEEADQLAELLRDKGVVEG from the coding sequence ATGAAGATCCTCATCGCGGTAACCGAGGTGGCCGAGGTCGAGGACGACTTCGAGATCGACGGTCTCGCGGTCGCCGAGCAGTACCTCGACTACGATCTCAACGAGTGGGACGACTACGCCATCGAGGCGGGCGTCCAGCTCCAGGAGGCGGGTGAGGACGTCGAGGTCGTCTCGGTCACGATCGGCCCCGAACGGAGCGAGGAGACCATCCGGATGGGGCTCGCGAAAGGTGTCGACCGCGCGATCCGGGTCTGGGACGACGCGCTCGAAGGGGAAGGACAGCTTGGCGTCGAAACCAAGGCCGATATCCTCGCGGCGGTCGCCGAGGACGAAGACCCCGACCTCGTGCTCGCGGGCGTCCAGTCGAACGACGACGCCTTCGGGGCCACCGGCGTCTCGCTCGCCGACGAGATCGGCTTCGAGTGGGCTGCGGTCGTCAACGATCTCGATCTCGATCCTGGGGGAAGCGTCGCCTCGGTCCACCGCGAACTCGAAGGCGGCGTCGAGGAGCTCACCGACGTGGAACTCCCCGCCGTCCTCACCATCCAGACCGGGATCAACGAGCCCCGGTATGCGAGCCTCCGCGGGATCCGCCAGGCCCAATCGAAGGAGATCGCTCCAAAGGACCTCGCGGACATCGGCCTCGATGCGTCGGTGACTGAGAGTCCGATCACGCTCACCCAGCTCTACGAGCCAGAAACCGAGAGCGACGCGACGGTGTTCGAGGGCAGCCCCGACGAGGAAGCCGACCAGTTGGCTGAACTGCTCCGCGACAAGGGGGTGGTCGAGGGATGA
- a CDS encoding PGF-CTERM sorting domain-containing protein, with protein MTARSRSAAVLVTVLVVLSTVVAGGGIVGAQSDAGGTNGTNATAETGVDLPPADDVYVEDNGDAVLAYEEAANGTQANYGLNVSEELFHALVASDIEGSDDLAANVTAVMTGENVTGNGTLGMARPETLSNLSVNATGVRTDENARSDVSAAATVTGENVARSVPIERAGITGDVTTTGSTFDADLSANAQLTQPLGQPQHQSYQITEGNGTYTLNVSQERPVLGATASQWETREQAKRTLESQYVALAESMNGSADLTIDSYSFTQSESGRSQLDIDYSVTYQGIERAVADQLVSSLTSAEDVDLNRSETRNVSQRLRNLTVNELSVRYDQRQGSIEAGMSADLDNYDGAVLAALDVAEATDMQALNAGTMAGMNTAGVGSMPASTETTPAATSNVTPSNAAATNAAATSAASFNQSLERFRKQFEAQQAANLTRTSTFTANVTKNSPQALSVDLDSQSRTKNWGAYVDELEDRDIDTSDLEYELHAATEGERVNVTAAVSVSGENLLKQATNQMLNSSTGPQAGQTREYVTAFREAGFRKAQMDVSVEDGRMQLETGAAFENMTALRDAFVTMEGGQNVQSVVGRTDNGTTTSYVRVEGAVSENASESQVRELGYVGEDTSVHLPNTWNRTMPSANTSQANEYLGLTGATSGLTGPGFGVVVAVIALLAAALVAVRRR; from the coding sequence ATGACAGCGCGTTCCCGATCGGCGGCAGTCCTCGTCACGGTTCTGGTCGTGCTGAGCACCGTCGTCGCCGGTGGGGGAATCGTCGGCGCACAGAGCGATGCAGGCGGCACGAACGGGACGAACGCCACGGCCGAGACGGGTGTCGATCTCCCACCGGCCGACGACGTCTACGTCGAGGACAACGGTGACGCCGTCCTCGCCTACGAGGAGGCGGCGAACGGCACGCAAGCGAACTACGGCCTGAACGTCAGTGAGGAGCTGTTCCACGCGCTCGTCGCGAGCGATATCGAGGGCTCGGACGATCTCGCCGCCAACGTCACGGCGGTCATGACCGGCGAGAACGTCACCGGCAACGGGACGCTGGGAATGGCTCGGCCCGAGACGCTCTCGAACCTCTCGGTGAACGCCACCGGCGTGCGGACCGACGAGAACGCGCGGTCGGACGTCTCCGCCGCGGCGACCGTCACCGGTGAGAACGTCGCCCGGTCAGTGCCCATCGAGCGTGCGGGGATCACCGGCGACGTCACGACCACGGGCTCGACGTTCGACGCCGATCTCTCGGCGAACGCTCAGCTGACCCAGCCGCTGGGGCAGCCCCAACACCAGTCCTACCAGATCACCGAGGGCAACGGCACGTACACGCTGAACGTTTCCCAGGAGCGGCCGGTTCTCGGGGCCACCGCGTCACAGTGGGAAACCCGCGAGCAGGCCAAGCGAACGCTGGAGTCGCAGTACGTCGCGCTCGCCGAGTCGATGAACGGTTCGGCCGATCTCACGATCGACTCGTACTCGTTTACTCAGAGTGAGTCGGGCCGGTCGCAGCTCGACATCGATTACTCGGTCACTTACCAAGGGATCGAACGTGCCGTCGCCGACCAGCTGGTGTCGTCGCTGACGTCGGCCGAAGACGTCGATCTCAACCGCTCGGAGACCCGCAACGTCTCCCAGCGCCTCCGAAATCTCACGGTGAACGAGCTCTCGGTCCGGTACGACCAGCGGCAGGGGTCGATCGAGGCCGGAATGAGCGCCGACCTCGATAACTACGACGGAGCCGTGCTCGCGGCGCTCGATGTCGCGGAAGCGACCGACATGCAAGCGCTCAACGCGGGCACCATGGCAGGGATGAACACGGCTGGCGTCGGGTCGATGCCCGCGAGCACGGAAACGACGCCGGCAGCCACGTCGAATGTGACACCCTCCAACGCCGCAGCCACGAACGCCGCAGCCACGAGCGCGGCGTCGTTCAACCAGAGCCTCGAACGCTTCCGCAAGCAGTTCGAGGCCCAGCAGGCCGCGAACCTCACGCGGACGAGCACGTTCACCGCGAACGTCACGAAGAACTCCCCGCAGGCACTCAGCGTCGACCTCGACTCACAGTCCCGGACCAAGAACTGGGGAGCGTACGTCGACGAACTGGAAGACCGCGATATCGATACCAGTGATCTCGAATACGAGCTCCACGCCGCCACCGAGGGCGAGCGTGTCAACGTGACCGCCGCAGTCTCGGTCTCGGGCGAGAACCTCCTCAAGCAGGCGACGAACCAGATGCTCAACAGCAGCACCGGCCCGCAGGCGGGCCAGACTCGTGAGTACGTCACGGCGTTCCGCGAGGCGGGCTTCCGGAAGGCCCAGATGGATGTCTCGGTCGAGGATGGCCGGATGCAGCTGGAGACCGGTGCGGCCTTCGAGAACATGACGGCGCTTCGCGACGCGTTCGTCACCATGGAAGGCGGACAGAACGTCCAGAGCGTCGTCGGCCGCACCGACAACGGAACGACGACCTCCTACGTCCGGGTCGAGGGCGCTGTCTCCGAGAACGCCTCGGAGTCACAGGTTCGCGAACTCGGGTACGTGGGTGAGGACACGTCGGTCCACCTGCCGAACACGTGGAACCGGACGATGCCGTCGGCGAACACCAGCCAGGCCAACGAGTATCTCGGGCTGACGGGCGCGACCTCCGGACTGACCGGCCCCGGCTTCGGGGTCGTCGTTGCGGTGATCGCGCTGCTGGCCGCCGCGCTCGTCGCTGTCAGACGGCGGTAA
- the cmk gene encoding (d)CMP kinase — protein sequence MFVTLSGPAGGGTSTTAADLAEALGYEHISGGDIFRSVADERGLTPLELNRLAEDDDEIDRALDRRQREIATERDDVVLESRLAGWMAGEHADLRLWLDAPLAVRAERIADREDKPVDLAREETEARAQSEARRYREYYAIDIEDRSIYDLAVNTARWDPETVVDLAREACERYDPATDEGGVVVDADYDR from the coding sequence ATGTTTGTCACCCTGTCGGGGCCGGCTGGCGGCGGCACGTCGACGACCGCCGCTGACCTCGCCGAGGCACTCGGCTACGAACACATCAGCGGCGGCGACATCTTTCGGTCCGTGGCCGACGAGCGTGGGCTCACGCCGCTAGAACTCAACCGGCTCGCCGAGGACGACGACGAGATCGACCGCGCGCTCGACCGCCGCCAGCGCGAGATCGCCACAGAGCGCGACGACGTAGTGCTCGAATCCCGGCTCGCGGGGTGGATGGCGGGCGAGCACGCCGACCTCCGGCTCTGGCTCGACGCACCCCTGGCGGTCCGAGCCGAGCGGATCGCCGATCGCGAGGACAAACCCGTCGATCTCGCGCGCGAGGAGACCGAGGCCCGCGCACAGAGCGAGGCGCGGCGGTACCGCGAGTACTACGCCATCGACATCGAGGACCGATCGATCTACGATCTCGCGGTGAACACCGCACGATGGGACCCCGAGACCGTCGTCGACCTCGCTCGCGAGGCGTGTGAGCGCTACGACCCCGCGACCGACGAGGGTGGAGTCGTCGTCGACGCCGACTACGATCGCTGA
- a CDS encoding electron transfer flavoprotein subunit alpha/FixB family protein, whose amino-acid sequence MTVLAIAEHRRGELRDVSFELATVGRELADATDGDLHLAVIGGEVAEFADRLDREGVDVVHTVDEGEEFNHDVYVQAVTALYDEVEPDTLLMPNSVNGLDYAPAVANRLSLPLVTDAIDIERDGVLSVTREKYGSKVETVVEVDADRAAVTVRPGEWPPAEGTNGAEIRAFDAEIDESAVRSTVTGFQEVGGGDVDISEADVLVSVGRGIEEEENIALVEALADTLDATLSSSRPIVDNGWLPKNRQVGQSGKVVTPDVYIAIGISGAVQHVAGMKGAETIVAINTDPNAPIYDLADYGIVDDLFDVVPALIEAFGGEPPEI is encoded by the coding sequence ATGACGGTCCTCGCCATCGCCGAACACCGCCGCGGCGAGCTGCGCGACGTGAGCTTCGAGCTTGCTACCGTGGGCCGCGAGCTCGCCGACGCCACGGACGGCGACCTCCACCTCGCCGTGATCGGCGGCGAAGTAGCGGAGTTCGCCGACCGGCTCGACCGCGAGGGTGTCGACGTCGTCCACACGGTCGACGAGGGCGAGGAGTTCAACCACGACGTCTATGTCCAGGCGGTCACCGCGCTCTACGACGAGGTCGAGCCCGACACGCTGCTCATGCCGAACTCGGTCAACGGGCTAGATTACGCTCCTGCGGTCGCCAACCGTCTCTCGCTGCCGCTCGTGACCGACGCGATCGACATCGAGCGCGACGGCGTCCTCTCGGTGACCCGCGAGAAGTACGGCTCGAAGGTGGAAACAGTAGTCGAAGTCGACGCCGACCGCGCGGCGGTGACGGTTCGGCCCGGCGAGTGGCCGCCCGCCGAGGGCACCAACGGAGCCGAAATCCGAGCGTTCGACGCCGAGATCGACGAGTCGGCGGTGCGCTCGACGGTAACCGGATTCCAGGAGGTCGGCGGCGGCGACGTCGACATCAGCGAGGCCGACGTGCTGGTGTCGGTGGGCCGCGGGATCGAAGAGGAGGAGAACATCGCGCTGGTCGAGGCGCTGGCGGATACCCTCGACGCGACGCTCTCTTCCTCGCGGCCGATCGTCGACAACGGCTGGCTCCCGAAGAATCGCCAGGTCGGCCAGTCGGGGAAGGTCGTTACGCCCGACGTGTACATTGCAATCGGGATTTCGGGTGCCGTCCAGCACGTCGCTGGGATGAAGGGAGCCGAGACGATCGTCGCGATCAACACCGACCCGAACGCGCCGATCTACGACCTCGCGGACTACGGGATCGTCGACGACCTCTTCGACGTGGTGCCGGCGCTGATCGAGGCGTTCGGCGGCGAACCGCCCGAAATCTGA
- a CDS encoding RNA-guided pseudouridylation complex pseudouridine synthase subunit Cbf5, whose translation MRGPPGERPPTDRLDFGVVNLDKPPGPSAHQVTGWVRDLVGVDRAAHAGTLDPKVTGCLPILLGDATRLAQVFLEGAKEYVAVLELHGPTPDDLDAVLAAFEGPIQQKPPKKSAVTRRLRVRTIHALDPLDVEERRVLLRIRCESGTYVRKLCHDLGLALGTGAHMGDLRRVGTTPFDDTDLVSLHDLTDALAFAEDDDTELLAAAVQPAERALAHLPRVTVAPSAAREVAEGAPVYAPGVLSIDGASGTNADESPLVACYTPNGAAVCLGRLVGTADAESGTVVDLERVLV comes from the coding sequence ATGCGCGGCCCGCCAGGCGAGCGTCCGCCGACCGATCGCCTCGACTTCGGCGTCGTGAACCTCGACAAACCGCCCGGCCCCTCCGCCCATCAGGTCACGGGCTGGGTCCGCGATCTCGTCGGGGTCGACCGCGCGGCCCACGCCGGGACGCTCGACCCGAAAGTCACGGGCTGTCTCCCGATCCTGCTCGGCGACGCTACCCGACTCGCCCAGGTCTTCCTCGAAGGGGCGAAGGAGTACGTGGCGGTCCTCGAACTCCACGGACCGACCCCCGACGATCTCGATGCCGTGCTCGCAGCGTTCGAGGGACCGATCCAGCAGAAACCACCGAAGAAGAGTGCGGTCACCCGCCGACTACGCGTCCGAACGATCCACGCACTCGACCCGCTCGATGTCGAGGAACGTCGCGTCCTGCTCCGGATCCGGTGTGAGAGCGGAACCTACGTCAGGAAGCTGTGTCACGATCTCGGGCTCGCGCTCGGTACCGGTGCGCATATGGGCGACCTTCGGCGAGTGGGAACGACACCGTTCGACGACACGGATCTCGTGAGCCTCCACGACCTCACGGACGCGCTCGCGTTCGCCGAGGACGATGATACCGAACTGCTCGCGGCTGCCGTCCAGCCAGCCGAGCGCGCGCTCGCCCACCTCCCACGGGTGACGGTCGCACCGAGCGCCGCCCGCGAGGTCGCCGAGGGTGCGCCGGTGTACGCGCCCGGCGTGCTCTCAATCGATGGCGCGTCGGGGACGAACGCCGACGAATCGCCGCTAGTGGCGTGTTACACCCCGAATGGGGCTGCGGTCTGTCTCGGGCGGCTCGTGGGAACGGCCGATGCGGAGAGCGGGACGGTCGTCGACCTCGAACGCGTCCTGGTTTAA
- a CDS encoding DUF106 domain-containing protein gives MARTADKVRSLIAEDSAFEDALSVVLSRAGHASPDEATPDGGTQPHTVTWGDVSDELTSGQWGRLIEVGILTDADGSGFAVNDPDGVREALSDDAVEASDDDDEESSWTTYDKLAGLGALALFPAYWFAPIRNAVGGAVDLFLGPLDAILPFYAVVIVLSVLTGLYSTLLQANLMNTEKMSAVQEKMSNIQERRKEAKERGDDAALERIQEEQMDAMSDQLGMFKEQFRPMVWIMLLTIPAFVWMYWMIGFRGGAGHIAPAESSLILPIFGELEWAGSAGKIAGIAPVWLVWYFLCSTAFRMIIQKSLNIRTTPGS, from the coding sequence ATGGCGCGGACAGCCGACAAAGTGCGTTCGCTGATCGCCGAGGACAGCGCGTTCGAGGACGCGCTCTCGGTCGTGCTCTCGCGGGCCGGCCACGCATCCCCCGACGAGGCCACTCCCGACGGCGGTACCCAACCACACACCGTGACGTGGGGCGACGTCAGCGACGAACTCACGAGCGGCCAGTGGGGCCGACTCATCGAAGTCGGCATCCTGACCGACGCCGACGGCAGCGGGTTCGCAGTGAACGACCCCGACGGAGTGCGCGAGGCACTCAGCGACGACGCGGTCGAAGCGAGCGATGACGACGACGAGGAGTCGAGCTGGACCACCTACGACAAGCTCGCGGGTCTGGGCGCGCTCGCACTCTTTCCCGCCTACTGGTTCGCCCCGATCCGGAACGCGGTCGGCGGCGCGGTCGACCTCTTCCTCGGACCGCTCGACGCCATTCTCCCGTTCTACGCCGTCGTGATCGTACTCTCGGTGCTCACGGGACTCTACTCGACGCTGTTGCAGGCAAACCTGATGAACACCGAGAAGATGAGCGCCGTCCAGGAGAAGATGAGCAACATTCAGGAGCGTCGAAAGGAAGCGAAAGAACGGGGCGACGACGCCGCCCTCGAACGCATCCAGGAGGAGCAGATGGACGCGATGAGCGATCAGCTCGGGATGTTCAAAGAGCAGTTCCGCCCGATGGTGTGGATCATGCTGCTCACCATCCCGGCGTTCGTCTGGATGTACTGGATGATCGGCTTCCGGGGCGGTGCGGGACACATCGCACCCGCCGAGTCGTCGCTCATCCTCCCGATCTTCGGCGAGCTGGAGTGGGCAGGATCGGCGGGGAAGATCGCCGGTATCGCGCCGGTCTGGCTGGTCTGGTACTTCCTCTGCTCAACGGCGTTCCGGATGATCATCCAGAAGTCGCTCAACATCCGGACCACGCCCGGCTCGTAG
- a CDS encoding radical SAM protein → MISKGCEQCAKGGKMVLFVYGYCDQRDCFYCPLGENRKNVTDVYANERQVEDDSDVIEEAHRMDALGTSITGGEPQEALDRTCRYLSLLKDEFGEDHHTHLYTGITGGRENMRRLSEAGLDEIRFHPPYELWGDMHGTEWEDILYIAREEGLTPAFEIPGIRAETEFLDFLDEGAADFCNINEFEMSDGNAERMQEAGFELREGHMSAVEGSHDVLDAMGDHEKVYYCTSVFKDAAQHRNRLKRMARIVGREFDDVTDDGTLVYGKIWEPVTRLAELGVPEEFYTEKTDHVELAWWLAEEMVDEGDIGKGEIVEQYPTADGTVVERTPLA, encoded by the coding sequence ATGATCTCGAAGGGCTGTGAACAGTGCGCCAAAGGCGGGAAGATGGTGCTGTTCGTCTACGGCTACTGCGATCAGCGTGACTGCTTTTACTGTCCGCTCGGCGAGAACCGCAAGAACGTCACTGACGTCTACGCCAACGAGCGTCAGGTCGAGGACGACTCGGACGTGATCGAGGAGGCCCATCGGATGGACGCCCTCGGAACCTCGATCACCGGCGGCGAGCCTCAGGAAGCGCTCGATCGGACCTGTCGCTACCTCTCGCTGCTGAAGGACGAGTTCGGCGAGGACCACCACACCCACCTCTACACCGGAATCACGGGCGGGCGCGAGAACATGCGCCGGCTCTCGGAAGCGGGCCTCGACGAGATCCGCTTTCACCCACCCTACGAACTGTGGGGCGACATGCACGGCACGGAGTGGGAGGACATCCTCTACATCGCACGCGAGGAAGGGCTGACGCCGGCGTTCGAGATTCCCGGCATCCGAGCCGAAACCGAGTTCCTCGACTTTCTCGACGAGGGTGCGGCGGACTTTTGTAATATCAACGAGTTCGAGATGTCCGACGGCAACGCCGAGCGGATGCAGGAGGCGGGCTTCGAACTCCGAGAGGGCCACATGAGCGCGGTCGAGGGGAGCCACGACGTGCTCGACGCGATGGGCGACCACGAGAAGGTCTACTACTGCACCAGCGTGTTCAAGGACGCCGCCCAGCACCGCAATCGACTGAAGCGGATGGCGAGAATCGTCGGGCGAGAGTTCGACGACGTGACCGACGACGGTACCCTCGTCTACGGCAAGATCTGGGAGCCCGTTACGCGCCTCGCCGAACTCGGCGTTCCCGAGGAGTTCTACACCGAGAAGACCGACCACGTCGAGCTCGCGTGGTGGCTCGCCGAGGAGATGGTCGACGAGGGAGACATCGGGAAAGGCGAGATCGTCGAGCAGTACCCGACTGCCGACGGCACGGTAGTCGAACGGACGCCCTTAGCGTAG
- a CDS encoding polyprenyl synthetase family protein — protein sequence MEYLERRRAMVEERLEAVCEASEPDDLAAQLEHVALSGGKRVRPTVTVLACEAAGGEGEDAVDFAVGIELVHNASLVVDDIIDESDVRRGTDSAWAAFGHGSALIASDGLLGEAFALFATDERAMEVVSEAMVELGEGEATELVAQPTTQTEYMELARRKTGALFRAAAQLGAVAADADDATVAAFGDYAEGVGVAFQIRDDVLDATADADDLGKPTGQDSEMDRPSLVEVTDLAPEEANDLARRTADDALAALDSVSIADEQAEEYLRDLAEFVVVRER from the coding sequence ATGGAGTATCTCGAACGCCGGCGGGCGATGGTCGAGGAGCGCCTCGAAGCCGTCTGCGAGGCGTCCGAGCCCGACGATCTCGCCGCCCAGCTCGAACACGTCGCGCTCTCTGGCGGCAAGCGCGTCCGGCCAACAGTCACAGTTTTAGCCTGTGAGGCTGCCGGCGGGGAGGGTGAGGACGCGGTCGATTTCGCGGTCGGGATCGAGCTGGTGCACAACGCCTCGCTCGTGGTCGACGACATCATCGACGAGTCGGACGTCCGCCGGGGGACCGATAGCGCGTGGGCGGCCTTCGGCCACGGCTCGGCGCTGATCGCCTCGGATGGGCTGCTCGGCGAGGCGTTCGCGCTCTTTGCGACCGACGAGCGTGCGATGGAGGTCGTGAGCGAGGCGATGGTCGAACTCGGCGAGGGTGAAGCGACCGAACTCGTCGCTCAGCCCACCACCCAGACGGAGTACATGGAGCTCGCCCGCCGGAAGACAGGGGCGCTCTTTCGTGCGGCGGCCCAGTTGGGCGCGGTCGCGGCCGACGCCGACGACGCCACGGTGGCAGCGTTCGGCGACTACGCCGAAGGTGTCGGGGTCGCCTTTCAGATTCGCGACGACGTGCTCGATGCGACTGCCGACGCCGACGATCTCGGCAAGCCGACGGGTCAGGACAGCGAGATGGACCGCCCCTCGCTCGTCGAAGTCACCGATCTTGCGCCGGAGGAAGCGAACGACCTCGCACGTCGAACCGCCGACGACGCGCTCGCGGCGCTCGACTCGGTTTCGATCGCCGATGAACAGGCCGAGGAGTACCTCCGCGATCTCGCGGAGTTCGTGGTCGTCCGCGAGCGATAA
- a CDS encoding DUF373 family protein — protein MLLVLCVDLDDDLGRKAGVETPVVGRDAVERAAVALATADPEDSDSNVLFEGLHIHDDITDERIEVAAVTGVESGGVAANRRVGEEVDTILAGLVTGEDVRALVVTDGAQDESVLPVIRSRLPVDGVRRVVVRQAQNLESIYYTMKQVLDDPETRGTILVPLGILLLIYPLVELAGRLGVPGTAVIGVISALLGLYVLFRGLGLERAVDESVARARSGLYAGRVMLITSVVALALFVIGGVSGVRTLDAAQAGAGALTPVDTAAAFVVGAVPWIAAAGVTSSVGRITDTYLAERFRWRYLNAPFYVLAIAAVLHGVGAYLLGDVGLSYMAVALTAGTLLGLVSTLAFAIAESRSPSVPEPA, from the coding sequence ATGCTGCTCGTGCTGTGTGTCGACCTCGACGACGATCTCGGCCGGAAGGCCGGCGTCGAGACGCCCGTTGTCGGGCGAGATGCGGTCGAGCGGGCGGCGGTCGCGCTCGCCACCGCGGACCCGGAGGACTCGGACTCCAATGTGTTGTTCGAGGGCCTCCACATCCACGACGACATCACCGACGAGCGGATCGAGGTCGCGGCGGTCACGGGTGTCGAGAGCGGTGGCGTCGCCGCCAACCGGCGCGTCGGCGAGGAGGTCGACACGATCCTCGCGGGGCTCGTCACCGGCGAGGACGTCCGCGCGCTGGTGGTCACCGACGGCGCGCAGGACGAGTCGGTGCTGCCAGTGATCCGGTCGCGGCTGCCGGTCGACGGGGTGCGCCGGGTGGTCGTCCGCCAGGCCCAGAACCTGGAGTCGATCTACTACACGATGAAGCAGGTGCTCGACGATCCCGAAACGCGGGGAACGATCCTCGTGCCGCTCGGTATTCTCCTGTTGATCTACCCGCTCGTGGAACTCGCCGGCCGGCTGGGGGTGCCGGGGACGGCGGTGATCGGCGTCATCTCGGCGCTGCTCGGACTGTACGTCCTCTTTCGCGGTCTCGGACTCGAACGCGCGGTCGACGAGTCGGTCGCGCGCGCACGAAGCGGGCTGTACGCTGGCCGGGTCATGCTCATCACGTCGGTGGTGGCGCTCGCGCTGTTCGTCATCGGCGGCGTCAGCGGTGTCCGAACGCTCGACGCCGCCCAAGCGGGAGCGGGAGCGCTGACGCCGGTCGACACCGCCGCGGCGTTCGTCGTCGGTGCGGTGCCGTGGATCGCCGCGGCGGGAGTCACCAGCAGCGTTGGCCGGATCACCGACACCTATCTCGCCGAGCGGTTCCGGTGGCGCTACCTCAACGCACCCTTCTACGTGCTCGCGATCGCGGCCGTCCTCCACGGCGTCGGTGCGTACCTCCTCGGCGATGTCGGACTCTCGTACATGGCGGTCGCGCTCACCGCCGGAACGCTGCTCGGCCTCGTGAGCACGCTCGCCTTCGCTATCGCCGAGTCGCGCTCGCCGAGCGTACCCGAGCCAGCATAG